One region of Oncorhynchus mykiss isolate Arlee chromosome 8, USDA_OmykA_1.1, whole genome shotgun sequence genomic DNA includes:
- the LOC110530004 gene encoding rhodopsin kinase grk7a-like → MCDMGGLDNLVANTAYLKAQGGDDKEMKKRRRSLSLPKAEQCVAIRETVDKNFESLCERQPIGKKFFRQFLAATPEYINAAEFLDELNDWDLAEGADKDKQRTNMINKFCKDASKNFLTYLTAEVADKCKAVTDNDFDEVINVKVKEATREFLKGKPFTDYQTSPFFDKFLQWKEYEKQPISDKTFYEFRTLGKGGFGEVCAVQVKNTGQMYASKKLCKKRLKKKHGEKMALLEKQILEKVNSLFLVNLAYAYDTKTHLCLVMTLMNGGDLRYHIYYVSEKTKGIEMPRIIYYTAQICTGILHLHEMDIIYRDMKPENVLLDSFGQCRLSDLGLAVELPAGKTISQKAGTGAYMAPEILQDVPYRTSVDWWALGCSIYEMVAAYTPFKGPESGKQKVEKEEVQRRIINDEPPWEHKNFDAPTKAIIQEFLKKKTDERLGCKGGGEDPRKHEWFKAINFPRLEAGLIDPPWVPKPNVVYAKDTGDIAEFSEIKGIVFDANDEKFFKEIGTGAVAIPWQQEMIETGLFDELNDPNRKESAGGCDDEGKSGTCTLL, encoded by the exons ATGTGTGACATGGGGGGATTGGATAACCTTGTGGCCAACACGGCCTACCTGAAAGCCCAGGGTGGCGACGACAAGGAGATGAAAAAGCGTCGTCGAAGTCTGTCACTACCTAAGGCCGAGCAGTGTGTCGCCATCAGGGAAACTGTGGATAAGAACTTTGAGTCGCTCTGCGAGAGGCAGCCGATCGGCAAGAAGTTTTTCCGGCAGTTCCTGGCTGCTACCCCAGAGTACATCAATGCCGCTGAGTTCCTGGATGAGCTGAATGACTGGGATCTGGCGGAAGGCGCTGACAAGGACAAGCAGAGGACAAACATGATAAACAAGTTCTGCAAGGACGCCTCCAAGAACTTCCTGACCTACCTCACTGCGGAGGTAGCCGACAAGTGCAAGGCAGTGACGGACAATGACTTTGATGAAGTGATCAATGTTAAGGTGAAGGAAGCCACACGGGAGTTTCTGAAAGGCAAACCCTTCACGGATTACCAAACTAGCCCCTTCTTTGACAAATTTCTGCAGTGGAAGGAGTACGAGAAGCAGCCCATCAGTGATAAAACCTTCTACGAGTTCAGAACTCTGGGCAAGGGAGGTTTCGGAGAG GTATGTGCCGTACAGGTGAAAAACACAGGCCAGATGTACGCCTCCAAGAAGCTGTGCAAGAAACGCCTGAAGAAGAAACATGGTGAGAAGATGGCCCTGCTGGAGAAGCAGATCCTGGAAAAGGTCAACAGCCTGTTCCTTGTCAACCTGGCCTACGCCTACGACACCAAGACCCACCTGTGCCTTGTCATGACTCTGATGAACGGCGGTGACCTCAGGTACCACATCTATTACGTCAGTGAGAAGACCAAGGGTATTGAGATGCCACGTATCATCTACTACACAGCACAGATCTGCACAGGCATCCTTCATCTGCATGAAATGGATATCATATACCGTGACATGAAGCCGGAAAACGTGCTGCTGGACAGCTTTGGCCAGTGCCGACTCTCTGATCTGGGTTTGGCCGTGGAGCTGCCCGCCGGAAAGACCATCTCCCAGAAG GCTGGAACCGGAGCATACATGGCCCCTGAGATCCTACAGGATGTTCCCTATAGGACGTCCGTGGACTGGTGGGCCCTGGGCTGCAGCATCTACGAGATGGTGGCCGCCTACACCCCTTTCAAGGGTCCCGAATCCGGGAAGCaaaaggtggagaaggaggaggtgcaGCGTCGCATCATCAATGATGAACCCCCATGGGAGCACAAGAACTTTGACGCACCCACCAAGGCCATCATCCAGGAGTTCCTTAAGAAGAAGACTGATGAACGCCTGGGCTGCAA GGGAGGAGGCGAGGATCCCCGAAAACACGAGTGGTTCAAGGCCATCAACTTCCCTCGTCTGGAGGCTGGTCTGATCGACCCCCCTTGGGTGCCCAAGCCCAACGTGGTGTACGCCAAGGACACTGGCGACATTGCTGAGTTCTCTGAGATCAAGGGCATTGTGTTTGATGCCAACGATGAGAAGTTCTTCAAGGAGATTGGCACGGGAGCCGTGGCCATTCCATGGCAACAGGAGATGATAGAAACGGGACTGTTTGACGAGCTCAATGACCCCAACAGGAAAGAGTCCGCTGGGGGGTGTGACGACGAGGGGAAGTCTGGCACGTGCACACTGCTGTGA